A single region of the Anomaloglossus baeobatrachus isolate aAnoBae1 chromosome 2, aAnoBae1.hap1, whole genome shotgun sequence genome encodes:
- the LOC142290585 gene encoding aquaporin-5-like, whose protein sequence is MRRELCSWAFYRAVFAEFLATMIFVFFGLGSALRWPAALPTVLQISLAFGLVIGTMVQTVGHISGAHINPAVSFAFVLGSHISLCRGIFYIIAQLLGGLAGAGILYGVVPPAIRGNLASNTLTNNTTPGLGVVVEMILTFQLILCIFSSTDSRRTDNVGSPAISIGLSVTLGHLVGIYFTGCSMNPARSFAPAVIVKNFRNQWVFWVGPLAGGIIASLMYNYVLYPNLRPAREKLAILLGTYDPSDDWNEEPEQCKRRSLDCPDRVNKFSM, encoded by the exons ATGAGGAGAGAACTTTGTTCATGGGCCTTTTACAGAGCCGTGTTTGCTGAATTTCTAGCCACAATGATCTTTGTGTTTTTTGGACTGGGCTCTGCTCTGAGATGGCCAGCTGCTCTTCCAACAGTGCTACAGATCTCCTTGGCCTTTGGTTTGGTGATTGGTACAATGGTCCAGACAGTGGGACATATTAGCGGAGCTCATATAAATCCAGCAGTCtcctttgcttttgttcttggatctCATATATCGTTATGCAGAGGCATTTTTTACATCATTGCCCAGCTTCTGGGAGGATTGGCGGGAGCTGGTATTCTTTATGGGGTGGTCCCTCCAGCAATTCGAGGAAACCTTGCAAGTAACACA CTCACTAATAACACAACTCCAGGACTTGGTGTCGTTGTTGAGATGATTCTTACTTTTCAACTGATTTTGTGCATATTTTCAAGTACAGACAGTCGCCGAACTGATAATGTAGGGTCTCCAGCTATCTCTATTGGCCTTTCGGTTACATTGGGTCACCTTGTAGGG ATATACTTCACTGGTTGCTCAATGAATCCTGCCCGCTCCTTTGCGCCAGCAGTCATAGTGAAAAACTTTCGCAATCAATGG GTTTTCTGGGTTGGGCCATTAGCAGGAGGTATCATAGCCTCTCTGATGTACAATTATGTGCTCTATCCAAATCTACGACCCGCCAGGGAGAAGCTAGCCATACTTCTGGGGACCTATGATCCATCAGATGACTGGAACGAGGAGCCTGAACAGTGCAAGAGACGCTCTCTGGACTGTCCTGACCGTGTAAATAAGTTCTCTATGTAA